In Bombus huntii isolate Logan2020A chromosome 9, iyBomHunt1.1, whole genome shotgun sequence, a single window of DNA contains:
- the LOC126869285 gene encoding haloacid dehalogenase-like hydrolase domain-containing 5, which produces MAIMKILLRPDIARFTGVRHLSSKPKFGLLFDIDGVIVRGKNVLPPVPEAFKQLTGKDGKFRVPTVFVTNSGNALRSQKAADLSKWIGIEVKESQVVMAHSPLKLFEQFHNKQVLITGQGPVKEIAKELGFKKTITIQELVKNFPSLDYVNVKKRNPICGPVDPKFPAIEGIVLFSEPISWETPLQLMVDLLMTNGMPTGLSDNIPYPHIPVLACNMDLLWVSEAPIPRYGHGAYLLCLESLYKKVTGKDMIYSALVGKPSEVTYYHANQMLHEHARSIGIDHNVDTIYAIGDNINTDIFGANLYDKYLAYSAKEEALKSDKLKKLLNKDITPPSAKACISILVETGVHKRDSDFIAEHNPRDFLPVEESLIKPAFVVEHVGEAIKVAFKEEKFD; this is translated from the exons ATGGCAATTATGAAGATATTGTTACGACCAGACATCGCGAGGTTTACGGGGGTTAGA CATCTAAGTTCTAAACCAAAATTTGGTTTACTCTTTGATATTGATGGCGTAATAGTGCGTGGCAAAAATGTATTACCACCCGTACCAGAGGCTTTTAAACAACTTACAGGAAAAGATGGCAAATTTCGTGTACCAACTGTGTTTGTTACTAACAGTGGAAATGCATTACGTAGTCAAAAAGCAGCAGATTTATCCAAATGGATAGGAATTGAAGTGAAAGAATCACAAGTTGTTATGGCTCATTCACcattaaaattattcgaacAATTTCATAATAAACAAGTATTAATAACTGGACAAGGGCCAGTTAAAGAAATAGCTAAAGAATTGGGATTCAAAAAAACAATAACTATTCAAGAACTAGTTAAAAATTTCCCATCTTTAGACTATGTAAATGTGAAAAAGAGAAATCCAATATGTGGTCCTGTGGATCCAAAGTTTCCTGCAATAGAAGGCATTGTGTTATTTAGCGAACCAATTTCTTGGGAAACCCCATTACAACTAATGGTAGATCTTTTAATGACTAATGGCATGCCTACTGGTTTATCTGATAACATCCCATATCCACACATTCCAGTATTGGCATGTAATATGGATTTATTGTGGGTATCAGAAGCACCAATTCCTAGATATGGGCATGGTGCTTATCTGTTATGTCTGGAATCTTTGTATAAAAAGGTTACAGGAAAAGATATGATATATTCTGCTCTAGTCGGAAAACCTAGTGAAGTTACATACTATCATGCAAATCAGATGCTCCATGAGCATGCTAGAAGTATTGGAATAGATCATAATGTTGATACTATATATGCTATTGG AGATAACATCAATACTGATATTTTTGGTGCAAATTTGTACGATAAATATCTGGCATATTCCGCGAAAGAGGAAGCATTAAAGTCTGATAAACTGAAGAAACTACTGAACAAGGATATCACTCCGCCTAGCGCAAAAGCTTGTATTAGTATTTTAGTTGAAACTGGTGTTCATAAACGAGATTCGGATTTTATAGCGGAACATAATCCTAGAGATTTCTTACCAGTCGAAGAAAGCCTGATCAAGCCTGCATTCGTAGTGGAACATGTTGGCGAAGCTATTAAAGTCGCGTTTAAGGAGGAAAAATTCGActga
- the LOC126869277 gene encoding eukaryotic translation initiation factor 2D isoform X2, with translation MFIKPFKVKSNNQLKGTERKKLCEEILAAYPTLTDEETQSLIPKKETISVMKILTYSGHSGKVYCVAKIPMFFQLESLHQALLPTIFTLWHHPNLLRTFTTYPPVVTKLAGGANLMLPGVSIKEPVTLYSFGKLQKGTPVSVNTDDNKAPVAVGFTALCSEDMYMSGGHGKCVEIIHVIGDTLCQLGKPPVRPDLGPPNIDTDNDKLENINEISEPSNDNNEESVVEIMDDLEINNDRVSEIESPCEEENKIEESDEIKNLSTAQEEATVDPLKEMDSLLEYCFLKACKTSVKSNDLPMLTSNFFKNHLIAACPPDKNIDIKKSRYKKLSLFLAEMKAKGIINTSVTKGVESILSIKFNHPLIKELVIVEEHTPIQEPVVSNAAVVSECYKVTADVLPVLSKFRYEKGDVMKRAEIRKCFTEYVKAENLQDGKILKLNPQLAGIMKTKANVETVLMEDGINKFIGRMTHMHEVTLAGNKLLHTGKLEPIDMRVTVRSGGKKVTLVNNLETFGINSKEFSKECQSIGASATITDEPGKKTPSVLVQGNQILYVYKLLTEKYQIKKNYIRGLEFAPKKQGSHKK, from the exons ATGTTTATAAAACCATTTAAAGTAAAATCTAACAATCAATTGAAAGGAACAGAAAG AAAAAAATTATGCGAAGAAATTTTAGCAGCATATCCGACGCTGACAGATGAAGAAACGCAATCGTTGATTCCTAAGAAAGAGACGATAAGcgttatgaaaattttaacTTACAGTGGCCACTCAGGAAAAGTATATTGTGTAGCTAAAATACCCATGTTTTTCCAACTTGAATCTTTGCATCAGGCATTATTACCTACTATATTCACTTTATGGCATCATCCAAATTTGTTAAGGACTTTTACAACTTATCCTCCAGTTGTAACAAAACTAGCTGGAGGTGCAAATTTAATGTTGCCTGGAGTCAGTATCAAGGAGCCCGTAACATTATATTCTTTTGGAAAGTTACAAAAGGGTACACCTGTTTCAGTAAACACAGATGATAATAAG GCACCGGTTGCTGTTGGCTTTACTGCTCTTTGTAGCGAAGACATGTACATGTCTGGAGGACACGGAAAATGTGTAGAAATTATACATGTAATAGGTGATACACTTTGCCAATTAGGGAAGCCTCCTGTAAGGCCAGACTTAGGACCACCAAATATTGATACAGATAAtgataaattggaaaatataaatgaaataagtGAGCCGAGTAATGATAATAATGAAGAATcagttgttgaaataatggacgatttagaaataaataatgataGAGTATCAGAGATTGAATCTCCTTGcgaggaagaaaataaaatagaggaatctgatgaaataaaaaatttatctacTGCTCAAGAAGAAGCAACTGTGGATCCACTAAAGGAAATGGACAGTTTGTTAGAATATTGCTTTCTAAAAGCTTGTAAAACTTCAGTAAAATCTAATGATTTACCTATGTTGACAtccaatttctttaaaaatcatttaataGCTGCATGTCCACCAGATAAAAAcatagatataaaaaaatctCGGTATAAAAAGCTATCATTGTTTTTAGCAGAAATGAAAGCAAAAGGTATTATTAACACTTCTGTAACTAAAGGTGTTGAAAGTATATTATCGATTAAG TTTAATCATCCTCTTATAAAAGAACTAGTCATTGTGGAGGAACATACACCAATCCAGGAGCCAGTTGTTTCTAATGCGGCAGTTGTCTCTGAATGTTATAAAGTAACTGCAGATGTTTTGCCAGTACTATCAAAATTCAGATATGA AAAAGGGGACGTTATGAAAAGAGCTGAAATCAGAAAATGTTTTACTGAATATGTGAAAGCAGAGAATCTTCAAGATGGAAA GATACTGAAATTAAACCCGCAACTCGCAGGTATTATGAAAACCAAAGCGAATGTGGAAACTGTGTTGATGGAGGATGGAATAAATAAGTTTATTGGACGTATGACGCATATGCACGAAGTCACTTTAGCTGGAAATAAATTGTTACACACGGGCAAATTGGAACCTATCGACATGAGAGTCACCGTCCGATCCGGTGGTAAGAAG GTTACGCTAGTAAACAATTTAGAAACATTTGGTATAAATTCTAAAGAGTTCAGCAAGGAATGCCAGAGCATTGGGGCGAGTGCAACAATTACGGACGAACCAGGAAAGAAAACTCCGAGTGTTCTGGTTCAAGGGAATCAGATTTTATACGTATACAAATTACTTACGG aaaaatatcaaataaagaagaattatATAAGAGGATTAGAATTCGCCCCAAAGAAGCAAGGTTCTCATAAAAAATAG
- the LOC126869277 gene encoding eukaryotic translation initiation factor 2D isoform X1, with protein sequence MFIKPFKVKSNNQLKGTERKKLCEEILAAYPTLTDEETQSLIPKKETISVMKILTYSGHSGKVYCVAKIPMFFQLESLHQALLPTIFTLWHHPNLLRTFTTYPPVVTKLAGGANLMLPGVSIKEPVTLYSFGKLQKGTPVSVNTDDNKAPVAVGFTALCSEDMYMSGGHGKCVEIIHVIGDTLCQLGKPPVRPDLGPPNIDTDNDKLENINEISEPSNDNNEESVVEIMDDLEINNDRVSEIESPCEEENKIEESDEIKNLSTAQEEATVDPLKEMDSLLEYCFLKACKTSVKSNDLPMLTSNFFKNHLIAACPPDKNIDIKKSRYKKLSLFLAEMKAKGIINTSVTKGVESILSIKFNHPLIKELVIVEEHTPIQEPVVSNAAVVSECYKVTADVLPVLSKFRYEMIFSAEQKSTTVTSYTIMLYYMTRIIYILLPYNDCRKGDVMKRAEIRKCFTEYVKAENLQDGKILKLNPQLAGIMKTKANVETVLMEDGINKFIGRMTHMHEVTLAGNKLLHTGKLEPIDMRVTVRSGGKKVTLVNNLETFGINSKEFSKECQSIGASATITDEPGKKTPSVLVQGNQILYVYKLLTEKYQIKKNYIRGLEFAPKKQGSHKK encoded by the exons ATGTTTATAAAACCATTTAAAGTAAAATCTAACAATCAATTGAAAGGAACAGAAAG AAAAAAATTATGCGAAGAAATTTTAGCAGCATATCCGACGCTGACAGATGAAGAAACGCAATCGTTGATTCCTAAGAAAGAGACGATAAGcgttatgaaaattttaacTTACAGTGGCCACTCAGGAAAAGTATATTGTGTAGCTAAAATACCCATGTTTTTCCAACTTGAATCTTTGCATCAGGCATTATTACCTACTATATTCACTTTATGGCATCATCCAAATTTGTTAAGGACTTTTACAACTTATCCTCCAGTTGTAACAAAACTAGCTGGAGGTGCAAATTTAATGTTGCCTGGAGTCAGTATCAAGGAGCCCGTAACATTATATTCTTTTGGAAAGTTACAAAAGGGTACACCTGTTTCAGTAAACACAGATGATAATAAG GCACCGGTTGCTGTTGGCTTTACTGCTCTTTGTAGCGAAGACATGTACATGTCTGGAGGACACGGAAAATGTGTAGAAATTATACATGTAATAGGTGATACACTTTGCCAATTAGGGAAGCCTCCTGTAAGGCCAGACTTAGGACCACCAAATATTGATACAGATAAtgataaattggaaaatataaatgaaataagtGAGCCGAGTAATGATAATAATGAAGAATcagttgttgaaataatggacgatttagaaataaataatgataGAGTATCAGAGATTGAATCTCCTTGcgaggaagaaaataaaatagaggaatctgatgaaataaaaaatttatctacTGCTCAAGAAGAAGCAACTGTGGATCCACTAAAGGAAATGGACAGTTTGTTAGAATATTGCTTTCTAAAAGCTTGTAAAACTTCAGTAAAATCTAATGATTTACCTATGTTGACAtccaatttctttaaaaatcatttaataGCTGCATGTCCACCAGATAAAAAcatagatataaaaaaatctCGGTATAAAAAGCTATCATTGTTTTTAGCAGAAATGAAAGCAAAAGGTATTATTAACACTTCTGTAACTAAAGGTGTTGAAAGTATATTATCGATTAAG TTTAATCATCCTCTTATAAAAGAACTAGTCATTGTGGAGGAACATACACCAATCCAGGAGCCAGTTGTTTCTAATGCGGCAGTTGTCTCTGAATGTTATAAAGTAACTGCAGATGTTTTGCCAGTACTATCAAAATTCAGATATGA AATGATTTTCTCTGCAGAGCAGAAGTCGACAACTGTTACATCATATACCATTATGCTGTATTATATGACACgaattatatacattttactCCCATACAATGATTGCAGAAAAGGGGACGTTATGAAAAGAGCTGAAATCAGAAAATGTTTTACTGAATATGTGAAAGCAGAGAATCTTCAAGATGGAAA GATACTGAAATTAAACCCGCAACTCGCAGGTATTATGAAAACCAAAGCGAATGTGGAAACTGTGTTGATGGAGGATGGAATAAATAAGTTTATTGGACGTATGACGCATATGCACGAAGTCACTTTAGCTGGAAATAAATTGTTACACACGGGCAAATTGGAACCTATCGACATGAGAGTCACCGTCCGATCCGGTGGTAAGAAG GTTACGCTAGTAAACAATTTAGAAACATTTGGTATAAATTCTAAAGAGTTCAGCAAGGAATGCCAGAGCATTGGGGCGAGTGCAACAATTACGGACGAACCAGGAAAGAAAACTCCGAGTGTTCTGGTTCAAGGGAATCAGATTTTATACGTATACAAATTACTTACGG aaaaatatcaaataaagaagaattatATAAGAGGATTAGAATTCGCCCCAAAGAAGCAAGGTTCTCATAAAAAATAG